DNA sequence from the Lates calcarifer isolate ASB-BC8 unplaced genomic scaffold, TLL_Latcal_v3 _unitig_5489_quiver_634, whole genome shotgun sequence genome:
AGCCGTGGACACGTTCGGAGGTTCAGGACTTTCTCAGCTCACCTGAGCTCAGTCAGATTCTGTGTCTTTAATCACCTGGTACAACAGGTGAGGAGGTGGTGACATCATCTCAGGTGTTGTGTGTGATTGGCAGGTATCGACATCCTGGTGAACAACGCCAGCGCCATCAGTCTGACAGGAACTCTGGAGACGCCAATGAAGAAGGTGGATCTGATGCTGGGGATCAACCTGAGAGGAACTTACCTGACGTATGAACACACCtgagactgaacacacacacacacacacacctgagactGAACACACCTGAGATGATCTTCAGTTAACGAGCTTCAGTTAACGAGCGTCTGTGTGTCTCAGGTCGAAGCTGGTCATCCCTCACCTGCTGAAGAGTCGTAGTCCTCACATCCTGAACCTGTCGCCGCCGCTCAACCTGAACCCCGTCTGGTTCAAGAACCACacaggtaaccatagcaaccagCCGACCAGGTGTCCCAAGTCTCACCTGTGCAGCTCTGACCCGTCTGTTCTGATTTTCAGCATACACGATGGCGAAGTACGGCATGTCCATGTGCGTCCTGGGAATGGCCGAAGAGTTCAGAGGTCAAATTGCGGTCAACGCCCTCTGGCCCAGAACTGGTCGGTGGCtaactgttagcatgctaacactctCCTCGTAGCATAAACTAGCATGCTAACCCTGCTCTAACCTGTGTGTTGTTGCCGTAGCGATCCAGACAGCAGCCATGGACATGCTGGGCGGGGACGGTGTCGGCAAACAGTGTCGTACAGCGGACATCATGGCGGACGCCGCGTACGTCATCCTGTCGCAGCCGAAGGACTACACGGGTCACTTCCTGGTGGACGAGGACCTCCTGAGACAGCAGGGGGTCCAAGACTTCGATCAGTACGCCGTCCAACCAGGtgagctaatgctaacgcaGTCACAGCCACGCCCACACGCTGCGGTCATGTGGCGCTCATGGTGGTCTCTGATTGGTCGACAGGTCACCCCCTGCTGCCGGACTTCTTCCTGGACGAAGCTCCAGAGACTCTGGTCCAACAGATGGAGAAACACGGTAAAAACTACACATACTACAAGTACTGTCAGTAGTACTGTAGTACCACTGGTACTGGTTCTACCAGtttatttaattattgattaaagTGATTAGAAATGATCAGATCTTGTGTCCTGGTTGCCAGGGGCGACGCCAGCCTTCAAACCACCAGCAGCATCATCGGCCTCGTCCCCCTCCAGCGGACCAATAGAGAGCACGTTTGACGTCATCAGAGGCGTCATCAATGAAGACGTCGTCAAGTCGACACAGGGCATTTATCAGTTCGACCTGTCAGGTAATGACAGGAGAGTCTGTGTGTCCATATAAGGAGATCCTGTGGGCGTGTCCTGaacctgtttgtgtccatcaGGAGATCATGGCGGTGTTTGGTTCCTGGACCTGAAGAGCGGCTCCGGCAGCGCGGGTCAGGGCGAGCCGCCGGTCAAAGCTGATGTCGTCATGACGATGGACTCCAACGACTTCAGCAAGATGTTCTCAGGTGAGCCGTTGCCATGGTAACCGTttaagagaaacacacagagctgctgttacCGTAGTGACAGTGTCGGCGTGTTGTCACCGTAGTAACGGGCGTGTTGTTTCAGGTAAGCTGAAGCCGACGATGGCCTTCATGACGGGGAAGCTGCGGATCAAAGGTGACATGACGCTCGCCATCAAACTGGAGAAACTGATGAGCCGCATGAACAAGGCCAAACTGTGAGGCTGAAGCCCCGCCCACCGCTCCTCTCAGGCCCCGCCCCCTCGCCACAGCTGTACACGATGccttaaaaaaatctaaacacagTAATGTTAATAATGTCGATAACCACATTAATAAAACCTTCATTAATAAAACCTTCATTAATAAAACGGTTTGTGGTTTAAtgatcactgctgctgtttgttgtcatgACGACCAGACTGATCATCAACAGGTGAGTCTCAGGtgttttcatctaaacaggaaacagatttAACCCAGCTGAGGCTGATTGAGGAGGAGGGTTACTCCACCTCCCTCGGCCTCCTCCAGCTAactccctcacctcctcctgctcaggTTGCAGCCTGGTGCATGCTGGGATGCAGCCTGAGCAGATGGGTGTAGATTATCAGTGAGGTGTTTTCGACATGCGGCCTCCACCTGCCTGACCTCCACAGAAATGTGGAAACTAAATATTTACAGATGGAGACGACGTTTCTACGTCTGATTCCAGTCGGAGTGAATCTGTCGACAGGACTCCATCAGCGGTGAGTAATACTACATCTACTCagcagtactgcagtactgacTCCATCACCTGGTCATTATGAAGGTTCAggtcttctgtctgtctgtggtctgTTGAACTGACTGAACGACTGATGAAACCTCCTCCTGTCTGACTGGAGGTTGTCCACGGTTCTCTCTAGCTGTGAGGAAATCAAAAGAaggattttatttgtaaaaactaaataaaatcaCTTCCAGGTTTCCCGAGGTCCTTCTCGTCAGTGTCAGAGCTGATGTACtttgttaccatggtgatgtTCACTGCATCAGCACAGCATGCTGCCGTGAACAATGCGCAGGTAAACTGACTTCCTGAGGTGATTCAGAGGTAAAGTGACTCCAGCCTCCGTCCTGACTCTCTGTCGTTCTCCTGAGCAGCTGGATTATTTCGGCTGGATGCCGAACGCTCCGCTGGGTCTGATGCGTCCTCCTCTggcctgcagggggcgctgcagTGAGCACAGTCTGCAGTTTTCCTGACGTGAACTCCACCATGCACGGCCTCGCCACTGTCTACCTGCTCAGCAAGAAACCCGCAGACTTCATACGAACAGACACTGTAACATCAGAGGAATGAATCAGTTTATTTGTTCTTAGTTGGATAAACTCAGAaagttaaagctgcatttaatgtattttcactgtttcaagtttcagtttaaatattttacatcagCGTTCAGATCAAATTCAGATTCAGACATCAGATAATCTGATAATCACTGTCACTGAGTGAATCTGTGGATGGAGACTGTAGGGATGAAgctcttcagagcagatcagggagggtaagatcagtctgaacacacctcacaccacaggacaaTCTGATCAGGCTGATTATCTTGTAGTCTTGGTTAGGTCTTATGATACATCCGTGGTCCTGGGCTCACCTGTTGGGTTTACCTGTTGATTTCCCCGCAGCAGGACGATACTGGTTCAGTCAGAGCTCTGACCTGAGGCTGCTCTGAATGTTAATACACATTAAGCTGATATCATCCAGACAGTCTCTGACTGACAGgtaaacatgtttctgtcaggTTCTTCTCGGCGGAGCAGCATTTCACCCAGAGCGTTCCCGTGGAGACGGTGGCTCGTTTCCGCAGCGACCTGAAACGTCTGAGCTGTGACATCAGAACGAGGAATGTTGACCTGAAGCTGCCGTACGTTTACCTGGACCCCGCCTCCGTGGAGGACAGCGTCACATGCTAACATTGTGCAGGAGTTAGCTTAGCATCTGTAGCCTCTGagttatttatcttttaaacTAAATGTAATCAGATAAAAATATTTGACCAGTTGATGTGATGATGAACTGCTCAGTTATTTATCTTGTATGAAGTGATTCTATTGGTTGTAACTTTTGAATAAGATAATgctttattagtcccacaatggggaaatttacaatgaatgtgtttttattttcctgtttgtttccagtggtggaggaaatatTTAGATCCTTTGCCTCATTTTAGATGCTCATGTCTCCTCACTCTGTGGTAAAGGTGGAGACAGTTTGAactgtttttatatatagtTATAAGGAGAGATGTTTCTCTGTTCTCAGCCTCATTTGATTTCAGGTTGTAGCTTAATATTCACTTTAAAGAAGGTAGAATTGTCCATTAGACAAAGATCTGACTGAGGGACTCTTTACACAACATTATTAGATTGTAAATCATCAGGTTTCTATAAAAtcataatgtttatttattaaatgaatgaataaaaaaatcatacagCATctcaaatattaattttatttttgtttctggcATCATAGAAACCACAGCAACTAATTTATTATTTGTCAGACTGAATGAAAcgagtttttctgttttgttgtggtCTCTGAGTCTCTGACTTCCTCCTGTCACTGAAGCCTCTTTATGCACAGTCACGGActgaaaactacatttacaccatcacatcacatcacactcTCTTTGGAATGGTGCCGCCGGAAGTCATGTGGCCAGATGCCATGCCATGGATGTTCGTCAAAATAcgttttttattacattgtttgccccccaccctccccccaaAGCAGTGGTTCAACTTCCGGTTCTAATTATCCAATCAGCAACAGGCTGCAGGTGTCAGCAGCGCTCTTCAACCTCAGGTGCGGCGGCGTACTCCAGCAGCTTCCAGCCGATTCTCGGTCATTCCCGGCGGGCAGAGAGAAGCGGAGCGGAGCGGACTGGACTATGTCGGCGACTCCCGGACAGATGATGATGGCCTGGGTTTGGGTCTGTTTGGTGACTTTAGCCCGGCTCAACACGGCGGAGGACCCGCATCGGGACGTGGACGAAGGTTTGGCCGCCCTGCAGGCACTATTCTCGGCTTCTGAGCCGCCGGTGGAGAGCGGGAGCGGCGGAGGATTCTTCCCGGTGCCGGTGTGGAAGTTTGTGAAAGGTAAAATTAACTTCTTTAATAGGAGACttaacactgtttttaaaatatagaaaTGCCAAATTAGCTTAACTGGGAGTCTCAGAGTTCGCGccatttcttccttttctttctttcttccgCCTAAAATCCAAAATGGCgtcagtttaaatttaaacaacAGAAGCTCAGTTGGCTGGTTTTTAATTTACTCCTCTTTTAATGTAGAATTGTATTTGTCGGAGTGTCTCAGAGGTGAGTTTAGTTAATGTGGTTTATGATCTTTGATTGAATTTGTCTTGAGTATTTTGATAATCTCATGCTCTTAAACTGTTATG
Encoded proteins:
- the hsdl2 gene encoding hydroxysteroid dehydrogenase-like protein 2 isoform X1; translation: MLQNTGFRKLAGCTLFITGASRGIGKAIALKAARDGANVVIAAKTSEPHPKLPGTIYTAAQEVEAAGGKALPCVVDIRDEKQIGEAVQKAVDTFGGIDILVNNASAISLTGTLETPMKKVDLMLGINLRGTYLTSKLVIPHLLKSRSPHILNLSPPLNLNPVWFKNHTAYTMAKYGMSMCVLGMAEEFRGQIAVNALWPRTAIQTAAMDMLGGDGVGKQCRTADIMADAAYVILSQPKDYTGHFLVDEDLLRQQGVQDFDQYAVQPGHPLLPDFFLDEAPETLVQQMEKHGATPAFKPPAASSASSPSSGPIESTFDVIRGVINEDVVKSTQGIYQFDLSGDHGGVWFLDLKSGSGSAGQGEPPVKADVVMTMDSNDFSKMFSGKLKPTMAFMTGKLRIKGDMTLAIKLEKLMSRMNKAKL
- the hsdl2 gene encoding hydroxysteroid dehydrogenase-like protein 2 isoform X2, which codes for MLQNTGKLAGCTLFITGASRGIGKAIALKAARDGANVVIAAKTSEPHPKLPGTIYTAAQEVEAAGGKALPCVVDIRDEKQIGEAVQKAVDTFGGIDILVNNASAISLTGTLETPMKKVDLMLGINLRGTYLTSKLVIPHLLKSRSPHILNLSPPLNLNPVWFKNHTAYTMAKYGMSMCVLGMAEEFRGQIAVNALWPRTAIQTAAMDMLGGDGVGKQCRTADIMADAAYVILSQPKDYTGHFLVDEDLLRQQGVQDFDQYAVQPGHPLLPDFFLDEAPETLVQQMEKHGATPAFKPPAASSASSPSSGPIESTFDVIRGVINEDVVKSTQGIYQFDLSGDHGGVWFLDLKSGSGSAGQGEPPVKADVVMTMDSNDFSKMFSGKLKPTMAFMTGKLRIKGDMTLAIKLEKLMSRMNKAKL